Genomic window (Plasmodium knowlesi strain H genome assembly, chromosome: 9):
ttttttttttttacagagGGGTACATAAGcagacaaaaaaatgtttagtGTGTTGAACGGGGAAGTTTGCGAAGGTGATAAATGGCGCCACTGTCAGTGTGTGCATTATCATTAACATTGGAATTTCTCCTAGTTGATACTTTGCCCATGGGAAGTACTTGAAAAAAGGGCCATAAAGTATCATGGAGGGGCGTAAAAATTCGAAGACGTGGAAGGCGCATTCAGAAAGTCGTATGGGACACCCTTTGACATGTCCTATGACAAATCGCCCTtaccattttgaaaaaccTTCCGACTTccatcttccatttttttttttagtcgTATACTATTTTTTTGCACAGCCTGAAAATGAATAGGgtaagaaggaggaaaaaagagaatagaaaaaaaaaaaaaaaaaaatgaactaccACCTTTTGGGGGGTGTTATAACATGGTCATACTTTCCATGATGCTACTTTTGAAACTTTCTATGTAactcttttctcattttaaaGTCCAATTAGGGACATATTTGAGGcatatttttgtttcgtTTGAGGTTCATTTCGGGGATCATTTAACTATGTTTGCTCACCTTAGGGTTCCGTCCAGCCCCTTGGCTTCCTCCAGCTCCTGCGATATATGCGAGCAGAACATGCTGAGGAACTGGGCGTCTTTTTCGGAGAAGGAAACGTTATCCTTTGCGTTGAGAGCTACCACGACAGCTTTAATAGATTCCTGAGACGAGGGatacaaaggaaaaatgaatgggTGTGGTGTTGCACCTGTGGTTATGGGGCCAGTTGAATATATGCCAATGCACGTACActctgtgtgtgtgtgtgtgtgtatgtatgtatgtatgtgtgtatgtatgtgtgtttgGGTGTGTGTTTGGGTGTGGGGGGCGCTCTCCACTTACATCTAGGGCAAACACCGGTGCCGCAATGACCTGGTGGACATCAATTCTCTTTCCGTTGATGTAGAAGTTCTGGTTTTTGAGAAAATGCAGAGAATTTTCACTGTTCATACAATCTTCTGGTGCGCCCCCTGGGATGGATAGTTTTGCCTCCCCGTTCTCAAGTAAATTTTCCCGGACTTCATCCCTCTGCGTACTGGGCTTATacgaatgagaaaaattctTCATGAGGCTGCCACTTTCGTAGTTGATaagttttccctttttatataCATGACCAATGATGTCCTCATCAAGGGGTAACCGTACAATGGTGGTATTAACCATAGAATAAAAATTGCGAGCGCCTTcatcaagaacaaataaaaaagcatAATTTGAATTAAGAAAGTTTGGAAGCTGAGTGGAAACCAATTGGAAGAGAGTTTTATCCACAttgataattttattatttatttttttttttttctgtcttttttttttttcttctaatttGTTACTATCGATAAAGAGAAGAGGAATCATGCCTAGTAGACACCCTACTGCTATTCCTATGGCACTTCCTATATAGTAATAACGTCTCGTTCTATTCATTTTAAGCTGTTTATTAGTTAAATTTATTCTGGGGAATCCTATATAGacgattattttttctatgtaCCCTCCAATGAAGATTCCTAAAACATCGCTCGTTAGATTTCCCAAGCCTGCTGCAGCCAAGGTGCTGAATCCTAGAAAAACGCAGAAGGTAGAATCAAATAAATCCCCTGCTATAATCATAAAGGAGTTATCAACAAAGCCGAAACAGATAAATGGAATGCACCCTGAGAGGGCTACTAAGATTAAGTCGTGCCTCTTTATAttcatttctcccttttcgtGGGATTTTTCTTCAAACGTTTTTTCAGCATCTTTGCAGCTGTAGTagtctcccttttttgtaacCTGTTTGTCGTTCTTTTTGCTTCTGTTTGTGTGGTCCCCTTTGTTTTGTGCTTTGGGGGGTGAGTTTCCCACATGCTCATTTGGAttcgtttcatttttgttaatttcgcaacttgctcctttttccttcacgtACGTGTCTTCACCATTTGGCTGATCACGTTCACGCGCCTTCGTATTCTGTTCAAGGTGCACAGGCGATTGCCCACTGGAGGGGAAATTCCCATCCTCCTTCGACGTTTCAACGTGTCTGATCCTTCTCGTTATTCTACCCATCAGATGGGAACTCCTCAATTTTGCACCCCTTGGACGTTTGATTATTTTCGTGTGAAATGAGCTAGCGTTGGTGCTCCATCGGCATTGAGTGTGCCTTTCCCGGGTTATGTTGTGTCCAGAAAAAGTATGTCGGGCAGAATGAATATTTTGATTCATCAGTTGTTTTCCCTCTGCCCTGCCGTTCCTCTGTTGTGAATATTCCCCTACCTGAAAAACTGATTGTGATgaattcccatttttgtgatTGGCCGCTATCCCATACTTATAATAGTTTCGatgttccttccttttctttctcctaaTCAAATGAATgctttgctttattttaagGGATCTTGTTATCTGACTTTGTAAGTGATACTTGGGGGTTAGGTGAAAAAAACACTTTTCgagaaatacatttttttgttccgtGGAGCGGAAGCTGTACACATAtttcacgtttttttttaaattggaaaaattactTAATTGAGTGAACTGCCGGCGCGGATGGTGCTGATTGAAACGCACCTTGCAGCTTAAAgattttttaaggaaattatttatcGCTGAATTGTGTAGTGCGATGagatttctccttttctgttgTAGGAAAAAGGAGTTGCTATTCGATAGACGGCGGGATAAATGTTGGACACACATTTTCTTGGCGAGCGAGGCAGTGTGATTGGAGTAAATGCAACAACGGGAAGAGAGGGACGAAtcgggggtaaaaaaaacagactcatataaatatgtacgtatacgCTTATGCATATGACGTTGTAGTAGCGCGGTGGATTTGGAAAATACAATGCTAAATGTATTtccttaagggggaaaaaaaaaaaaaaaaaatgttaaaatgtgctgtgtgcgttttttttttttttttttttttttttttcttatttaaaaatatgaataaaacaaatgttTGCATGAAAAGATGGTGTGCTGAGGTACCATTATGGGAGAGGAATTCGTTAGGAAtggggaattaaaaaaagtgcaggaaaaaaagtacgtTCAGTACATATGTGCAGTGTGGAATGTTGATATGTTCGTTACAAAATGGCACAACTGTTTTACTCTTCTGTTAAGTGTTaattaaaagggaaaaaacgaatgagGTGTTCCTCTTGGAAGATGAAGCAAATAGGCAAATGTGTTTCGTTCTACAACAGGGACTGTATGCTCTGTCATGTGTCGCGTCGCGGAGGGGACCacgcaggggaaaaaatttccgcctttttttttttttttccggagCGCTTTACGATGTGTTTTTCTGCGTACTTGTCCGTATTTTTCTCGTACTTTTTTTGTATCACTTTATGCGcgatttatttcttcttctcttttgcatttttcattctttcatCTGCGCGAAGGAAAAAGCCAAGTAATGACCTTAGAGAGATTCATCTCTTTTGACTGCTGCCAGTGGGTCACTTACCGCGTCAGGGAGAGCACCCAAATTGAGGGATCCATATGTACACTCCTTAACTTAGCAGTAATGTACTCCCAGACATATTTTCCATACCCATGTGCTCATCTTAACACAGTGTGTTTTTTGCAATTCGCACAGTTTTCCTCGATTACCTTCTTTTCCATGGCATAAGTGAGGTTCCCCGTGGATAACTCCTAGAATATTTTCAAGCCGATAAAGTGTTTTACTTCATTTGCATGCGAAGTTATATAAATGGTAAACACATTGACGCATATCTCCGTGCGGGCAATAGTAATGATAAGTAAAAGTGCGAATTCCTTTGAATTTGaacaaatcaaaaaaaaaaaaaggggtgacGAGGAAATTGCCTCAGCTGTGTAAAATTAATTTAGTGTAAAGTGCGGAAAATAGCGGATTATGCTCCTCAGTTTGGAAGGCACACGAGAACCTGAGCGgtgaaaaagttaaaatatTAGGAAGTTTAAAAGGGCAGAGTTAAAATGGTGGGAAAATTGCTAGGCAAATGTGTGCAGGTCTTGGCTGGGAGCTTTTCGCATTTCTTCGCAGCTGCTAATTTTACCGAACATTTCCAGCGTGCTTGTGTGAAGCCTCTTAAATTATCGCCAGGacgtacacacatgtgtatgccAAAATTTGCCTCCCTTCCATCCGCCCAGCACACATGCCGCATTGAACAAATTACCACttaaggattttttttttttttttttttttttttttttttttttttttttccccattgaGCAGATCCCcccttaaaaaatgtaaaaaaaaaaaaaaaaaaaaaaaaaaaaaaaattaactttgGCTATAGCTAGCAATTTGTTAGTACATTATGAGATACAAAGGATGGTAGTGAACGTTCCTCCCCTTTGTGTGCATTTATTTTGGATGAGACGCAGACTGCAGAGTAAATGAAAATCGGCCGATTGGCAAAACAGGCAATTGTCATAAGTGAAGACGCGCAACAGAATGACGAGTTGTATTTTCAGCAAGacggaaaagaaggaattgcAATTTTTGAAGAGGCACTTTAGGGTTACTCACTCAGGTGTAGTCCAACCAGACAAGGTCATatacaaaaggaagagggggaagaggGTGAGACAGGA
Coding sequences:
- a CDS encoding TMEM65 domain-containing protein, putative, translated to MCVQHLSRRLSNSNSFFLQQKRRNLIALHNSAINNFLKKSLSCKVRFNQHHPRRQFTQLSNFSNLKKNVKYVYSFRSTEQKNVFLEKCFFHLTPKYHLQSQITRSLKIKQSIHLIRRKKRKEHRNYYKYGIAANHKNGNSSQSVFQVGEYSQQRNGRAEGKQLMNQNIHSARHTFSGHNITRERHTQCRWSTNASSFHTKIIKRPRGAKLRSSHLMGRITRRIRHVETSKEDGNFPSSGQSPVHLEQNTKARERDQPNGEDTYVKEKGASCEINKNETNPNEHVGNSPPKAQNKGDHTNRSKKNDKQVTKKGDYYSCKDAEKTFEEKSHEKGEMNIKRHDLILVALSGCIPFICFGFVDNSFMIIAGDLFDSTFCVFLGFSTLAAAGLGNLTSDVLGIFIGGYIEKIIVYIGFPRINLTNKQLKMNRTRRYYYIGSAIGIAVGCLLGMIPLLFIDSNKLEEKKKRQKKKKINNKIINVDKTLFQLVSTQLPNFLNSNYAFLFVLDEGARNFYSMVNTTIVRLPLDEDIIGHVYKKGKLINYESGSLMKNFSHSYKPSTQRDEVRENLLENGEAKLSIPGGAPEDCMNSENSLHFLKNQNFYINGKRIDVHQVIAAPVFALDESIKAVVVALNAKDNVSFSEKDAQFLSMFCSHISQELEEAKGLDGTLRLCKKIVYD